A window of the Branchiostoma floridae strain S238N-H82 chromosome 12, Bfl_VNyyK, whole genome shotgun sequence genome harbors these coding sequences:
- the LOC118427639 gene encoding trace amine-associated receptor 9-like has product MEKYIGTHLQPSLDLSLLDYTMAGIANGTGLADDTNGTAEDGWPTILPSELKATFVSLIDLGLVLGNVFVVVVILRAPSLRNYTGYLTVSLACADMLPGLLVIPFSVKPAWTGHWMYGETLCMVTTYFSSVCALASTFSLVSLAINRYILIVHAMKYQDIMGPKLCTAMITAAWVLPAVSFALSIFVDGRFRFLPNAMLCALDFGGVVPLAFAIAFLASVVLVVGVLHCKVYAVALRHLKNIYHFNPKATEDKLQGAKTTAAITVAFILSWVPYCALAVWQHVLKYPTHPDVEFALLWLYGCNGILNVFIYSGLNRAFREEAKKLIATARACVLTAVTLGRRVDATRPSVPTRFGSSARRLVAWENRGSFRVEEVPMHELQIHGKVHRTVVNANMKIEETAC; this is encoded by the exons ATGGAAAAGTATATAGGTACACATTTGCAACCATCATTGGACCTTTCGCTACTTGACTATACGATGGCTGGGATCGCCAACGGAACCGGACTCGCCGACGACACTAACGGCACGGCCGAAGACGGCTGGCCTACGATCCTTCCCTCCGAACTTAAGGCGACGTTCGTCAGCCTCATTGACCTGGGTCTCGTCCTGGGGAACGTCTTCGTGGTGGTGGTGATCCTAAGGGCTCCGTCGCTAAGAAACTACACGGGTTACCTGACTGTTTCCCTGGCGTGCGCAGACATGTTACCGGGTCTGTTGGTCATCCCCTTCAGCGTGAAGCCGGCCTGGACCGGGCACTGGATGTACGGCGAAACACTCTGTATG GTGACGACATACTTCTCCAGCGTCTGTGCACTGGCTTCTACCTTCTCATTGGTCAGCCTCGCTATCAACCGGTACATCCTCATCGTGCACGCCATGAA GTACCAGGACATCATGGGGCCGAAGCTGTGCACCGCCATGATCACTGCGGCCTGGGTTCTCCCGGCCGTGAGCTTCGCTCTCTCCATCTTTGTGGATGGGAG ATTTCGCTTCTTGCCCAATGCGATGCTGTGTGCTCTAGACTTCGGCGGTGTGGTCCCACTGGCGTTCGCCATCGCGTTCCTCGCATCCGTGGTCCTGGTGGTAGGCGTCCTGCACTGCAAAGTGTACGCCGTGGCCTTACGTCATCTCAAGAACATCTACCACTTCAACCCCAAGGCTACGGAAGACAAGCTGCAAGGCGCCAAGACGACTGCCGCCATCACTGTGGCGTTCATCCTGAGCTGGGTGCCGTACTGCGCCCTGGCCGTCTGGCAGCACGTGTTGAAGTACCCGACCCACCCTGACGTGGAGTTCGCCCTGCTGTGGTTGTACGGGTGCAACGGGATCCTCAACGTATTCATCTACAGCGGCTTGAACCGGGCCTTTCGCGAGGAGGCCAAGAAGCTCATCGCCACCGCGCGTGCATGTGTGCTGACCGCCGTGACGCTTGGTCGCCGGGTGGATGCCACCAGGCCGTCCGTGCCGACCCGGTTTGGGAGCAGTGCTCGGCGGCTAGTGGCCTGGGAAAACAGAGGATCATTCAGGGTAGAAGAGGTCCCCATGCACGAGCTTCAGATCCACGGGAAAGTGCATAGAACCGTGGTGAACGCCAACATGAAGATAGAAGAGACAGCTTGCTAG